A genomic segment from Spinacia oleracea cultivar Varoflay chromosome 3, BTI_SOV_V1, whole genome shotgun sequence encodes:
- the LOC110782216 gene encoding uncharacterized protein — MSATWLLLHYKSHDFDVRVLDTDKCQLIDIFLDIFEESRKQNVFLPEKFRLYTNSPTGRVELVDDSVMIRMWGWNMGKDTVELWIEDSDSPGLAFRSAVALLDMQRKELEKKLRERQEELLRMQREAEEQRRKEEEKERVRLELEEQKKYTVAMEVPVVDVENDGVEYVRVITTEDADEVFPGQSQPQPQTQDSPPPKKPTKSKPRKKLTPKKKKTPKNAPPKPTKTTTTPESTTQTPPPPPESRQQTPPPPPQSRQHTPSPPPQSTQQTPSPPPQSTQHTPSPPPQQTQTENAAPTEPQANIPEPSVPSKPKKTGRARPKGFRVGKPTLVKLGTYVAKTNASKVKRGAGRACKGKGVAVLSDNEDDEDSEDDDYEGEVSDDDSEDEEDIGDFIIAEEGLEDLQDDIPEKTFEDCLDGSARMDRNYKNGKVYVEQPYGSIRLEPWLIFKDRESFMNVLMDYCIQEGFGLSVEKSDNLRYTAVCAIEGCDWRIHASKMVDKFSWAIKCMSGEHKLCGRLEVNPIVTTNWLVRKLLPDIEANLEIPVVTLQRYAQERFQIEVKPRLFYKVKAVAKEIIHGSFSESYALLPRYAEMIKETNPGSYALVTWHSVSGDVQPKFKACFFSFAAQFRGFLTGCRPIIGIDGSHLSGYFKGILLAALGIDGNNEIFLLAYGVVDTESQESWNYFMRNLRAVFQQEGCNRDDWTFISDRMRGVDLAVHENFPRATRRCCSQHLYMNYKNGGWSGELFHKLFWIAANAFNPYVFNKAIEKITDFDPNATKYLDTCTEQWSRHQFDPEVCCDHNTTNFVESFNALTKPYRDLPVLTLFEAIRQWAMQRIGVRFDKAVNMEPHQLTEYARQELELRGAESRFCYSTPCGGGEYEVRDGNVHFPVRIDTRRCGCGVWQVSGIPCKHGLRVIYNQRLSPEDFVSGYFKGAAYKQTYAEHMHPMPDPSQWPEYSLPTINPPGIKRSAGRPPKQRKRNAMEAKKRKRHSSVKCGKCKEMGHNARTCKNGAGSSKAPPKQRAPTKKRKASSDGASTSKAPPKGKRSKQA, encoded by the exons ATGTCTGCTACCTGGTTGTTGCTTCATTATAAAAGTCATGACTTTGATGTGAGGGTGTTGGACACTGATAAGTGTCAATTGATTGATATATTTCTGGATATTTTTGAGGAGTCAAGGAAGCAAAATGTGTTTTTGCCTGAGAAGTTTAGGTTGTACACTAACTCACCCACTGGGAGGGTAGAATTGGTTGATGATAGTGTTATGATTAGAATGTGGGGGTGGAATATGGGCAAGGACACAGTAGAATTGTGGATAGAGGATTCAGATTCTCCAGGGCTAGCTTTTAGGTCTGCTGTAGCTCTACTTGATATGCAAAGGAAGGAGTTGGAAAAAAAGTTAAGGGAGAGACAGGAAGAGCTCTTGAGGATGCAAAGAGAGGCTGAAGAACAGAGGAGGAAAGAAGAGGAAAAGGAGAGGGTTAGGTTGGAACTTGAGGAACAAAAGAAGTATACAGTGGCTATGGAGGTCCCAGTGGTGGATGTTGAGAATGATGGGGTTGAGTATGTGAGGGTTATTACCACAGAAGATGCTGATGAGGTGTTTCCTGGCCAATCTCAACCACAACCACAAACACAAGACTCCCCCCCTCCAAAGAAACCTACAAAGTCTAAACCTAGGAAGAAATTGACTCCTAAAAAGAAGAAGACACCAAAAAATGCCCCCCCAAAACCAACtaaaaccaccaccaccccagAATCAACAACACAAACACCTCCACCCCCTCCTGAGTCAAGACAACAAACACCTCCACCCCCTCCTCAGTCAAGACAACACACACCTTCACCCCCTCCTCAGTCAACACAACAAACACCTTCACCCCCTCCTCAGTCAACACAACACACACCTTCACCCCCTCCTCAACAAACACAAACTGAAAATGCTGCACCAACTGAACCACAGGCAAACATACCTGAACCTAGTGTTCCATCCAAACCAAAAAAGACAGGGAGAGCTAGACCTAAGGGGTTTAGGGTGGGAAAACCAACACTGGTAAAACTGGGAACATATGTTGCTAAAACCAATGCTAGTAAGGTTAAGAGAGGTGCTGGAAGGGCATGTAAAGGCAAGGGTGTTGCTGTGTTATCTGATAATGAGGATGATGAGGACAGTGAGGATGATGATTATGAGGGGGAGGTGAGTGATGATGACAGTGAGGATGAGGAGGACATAGGGGATTTCATTATTGCTGAGGAAGGGTTAGAGGACTTGCAGGATGATATCCCTGAGAAAACATTTGAGGATTGTCTTGATGGTAGTGCTAGGATGGACAGGAATTACAAAAATGGGAAGGTTTATGTTGAGCAACCATATGGTTCTATTAGGCTAGAGCCCTGGCTAATATTTAAAGATAGGGAGTCCTTTATGAATGTCCTTATGGACTACTGCATTCAGGAGGGGTTTGGCTTGAGTGTGGAGAAGTCAGACAACCTGAGATACACTGCTGTTTGTGCAATTGAGGGCTGTGATTGGAGAATTCATGCCTCAAAGATGGTAGACAAGTTCAGTTGGGCAATAAAGTGTATGAGTGGGGAGCACAAACTGTGTGGTAGGCTTGAGGTCAACCCAATAGTGACCACCAATTGGTTGGTCAGGAAGTTGTTGCCAGACATTGAGGCAAACTTAGAAATACCAGTGGTCACACTGCAGAGGTATGCTCAGGAGAGGTTCCAGATTGAGGTGAAGCCAAGGCTATTCTATAAGGTGAAAGCAGTGGCTAAGGAGATCATCCATGGTAGTTTTAGTGAGTCATATGCACTCCTACCTAGGTATGCAGAGATGATCAAGGAGACTAACCCTGGGAGTTATGCACTGGTCACATGGCATAGTGTTTCTGGGGATGTGcaaccaaagttcaaggcctgTTTTTTCTCATTTGCTGCACAGTTCAGGGGATTTCTGACTGGGTGTAGGCCCATTATTGGAATTGATGGCTCTCACCTAAGTGggtatttcaagggaattcttCTGGCTGCTTTGGGGATTGATGGAAACAATGAGATTTTCCTGCTAGCTTATGGAGTGGTGGACACTGAAAGTCAAGAGAGCTGGAACTACTTCATGAGGAACCTAAGGGCAGTGTTTCAGCAAGAAGGATGCAACAGGGATGACTGGACCTTCATCAGTGACAGAATGAGG GGGGTGGATTTAGCTGTGCATGAGAACTTCCCAAGGGCCACCAGAAGGTGTTGCAGTCAACATCTATACATGAATTACAAAAATGGTGGTTGGAGTGGAGAACTTTTCCACAAGTTATTCTGGATAGCTGCAAATGCCTTCAACCCCTATGTTTTCAACAAGGCAATAGAGAAGATCACTGACTTTGATCCCAATGCAACAAAGTACTTGGACACATGTACTGAGCAGTGGTCCAGACATCAGTTTGACCCAGAAGTTTGTTGTGATCATAACACAACTAACTTTGTGGAATCATTCAATGCTCTGACCAAGCCTTACAGAGATTTACCAGTTTTGACCCTGTTTGAAG CAATAAGACAATGGGCTATGCAGAGAATTGGGGTCAGATTTGACAAAGCTGTCAACATGGAACCTCACCAATTAACCGAGTATGCCAGACAGGAACTTGAGCTCAGAGGTGCAGAGTCCAGGTTTTGCTACTCTACTCCTTGTGGAGGTGGGGAGTATGAGGTGAGGGATGGAAATGTGCACTTCCCAGTGAGGATTGACACCAGGAGATGTGGATGTGGGGTATGGCAGGTCTCTGGAATCCCTTGCAAACATGGTTTGAGGGTGATTTACAACCAAAGACTTAGCCCTGAAGATTTTGTGTCTGGCTATTTCAAGGGTGCTGCCTATAAGCAGACATATGCAGAGCATATGCACCCAATGCCTGACCCCAGTCAATGGCCAGAGTACTCCCTTCCCACCATTAATCCCCCTGGGATCAAGAGGAGTGCTGGAAGACCCCCTAAACAGAGAAAGAGGAATGCCATGGAAGCTAAGAAGAGGAAGAGGCATAGCTCAGTCAAGTGTGGAAAGTGCAAGGAAATGGGCCACAATGCAAGGACTTGTAAGAATGGTGCTGGAAGTTCCAAGGCTCCCCCAAAGCAGAGAGCTCCTACAAAGAAGAGGAAGGCATCATCTGATGGTGCAAGTACATCCAAGGCACCACCCAAGGGGAAAAGGTCAAAGCAAGCATGA
- the LOC130470547 gene encoding uncharacterized protein: MCRVWLISNMFFVRCVEFGIMKRRERSWMYDRLDGRNLKPDFLKGVGEFIEFCKEHPTCNDGDKIRCPCPLCDNRRFHDTETVRVHLYKKGFVRNYYQWICQGESLVESSRVQPNQYRDMVIDALGNNQEHLVNEEGNSVEEEPNDEAKKFIDLLKAAGDPLYEGSKLSVLEMASRIASLKCEFNLQHRCVDGFASLMNDAIPNNNQMGRTFNSTKKVLEGLELPHERIHTCPKGCLLFWKGDAQLDKCRVCGSDRYKKTAKGKLIPAKVLIYFPITPRLQRLYATKNISEDMTWHAKNPRVQNTFAHPSDSQAWKHLDTTFPNFASEPRNVRLGLCTDGFAPHGKFGSQYSCWPVILTPYNLPPSMCMKRPFMFLSLLVPGPKNPKGNLDVYMQPLIEELKQLWEVGAMTYDISSKQNFNLRAALLWTISDFPAYGMLSGWSTAGKKACPYCMDKSKAFWLEHGGKVSWFYCHRQFLPHDHPFRKNKTAFCKNKVENGMGPHIMCGEELWQCVKDLPKATDGPEALKKLKSAKMGWFKQSILWELPYWKDLLLRHNLDVIHIEKNFFDQLINTVMDVKGSTSDTTSARKDMAKYCKRRQLELGNGNQTMPKAPFALDKAQKKVLCEWVRDLKFPDAYASNLSRCVNLQSCKLYGMKSHDCHVFMERLLPVALKELLPLHVWKEITEISQFFRDLCAPTIKASDIDRLDKNIAEILCKLEKIFPPAFFNSMEHLPVHLPHEAKVGGPVQYRWMYPFERFLNHLKRKVGNKARVEGSICNAYIMEEITNFCSHYFQPEVDTKARDLGRNVHSVVENQHDVNIPEMFRVDCGRAPTNGRLRFLQDMEYDRAHLYVLANSGILGEYERKFEEHILQTQPHIVMEDIWSKCEAQFPEWFKSHVLRSLSPNDVTRALAMGPSRQVRTWSRFYANGYNFQTHDYGKHKSTMNYGVCVQSPDEVDYFGILEEVVELSYCGKLQEYKTILFKCSWMDSVKGMNIHEQYKLVEVNHSKRYPKYDPFVLSYQVSQVYFAHYPSLKRDKAQWWAVFKTKARSVIDAPVDLDFLQEDANEVSSALCAPDEIPDYEDQDDDDDDDINDGDADSMSDEDEDDEDEDEDDEDEDDGDDDIDDDDDDGDDDDADDSDGYDD; the protein is encoded by the exons ATGTGTAGGGTGTGGTTAATTAGTAACATGTTTTTTGTGAGATGTGTAGAATTTGGTATCATGAAAAGAAGAGAGCGTAGTTGGATGTATGATAGACTCGACGGGCGCAATCTTAAGCCCGACTTTCTCAAGGGGGTTGGAGAGTTCATTGAGTTTTGCAAAGAGCATCCAACATGCAATGATGGTGACAAAATAAGATGCCCATGCCCCTTGTGTGATAACAGGCGTTTTCATGATACTGAAACAGTTAGAGTACATTTGTACAAGAAGGGGTTTGTTCGTAATTACTATCAATGGATATGTCAAGGGGAAAGCTTAGTAGAGTCCTCGCGTGTTCAGCCAAATCAATATCGGGATATGGTTATTGATGCTCTTGGAAATAATCAAGAGCATTTGGTGAATGAAGAGGGTAATTCAGTTGAAGAAGAACCAAATGATGAAGCTAAGAAGTTTATAGACCTTCTAAAGGCAGCTGGAGATCCATTATATGAAGGGAGCAAACTCTCTGTGTTGGAAATGGCATCAAGAATTGCAAGTTTGAAATGTGAATTCAACTTACAACACAGGTGTGTGGATGGGTTTGCATCTTTGATGAATGATGCGATTCCAAATAACAACCAAATGGGTAGAACTTTCAATAGCACAAAGAAGGTTCTTGAGGGCTTGGAACTTCCTCATGAGAGGATCCACACATGCcctaaaggttgtttgctcttcTGGAAAGGCGATGCACAGTTAGATAAATGTAGAGTATGCGGAAGTGATCGGTATAAGAAGACTGCAAAGGGTAAGCTTATTCCAGCAAAAGTTCTAATCTATTTTCCAATCACACCGAGGTTGCAAAGGTTGTATGCTACCAAGAACATTTCGGAGGATATGACTTGGCATGCCAAGAATCCCCGAGTTCAAAACACCTTCGCACATCCTAGTGATAGTCAAGCGTGGAAGCACTTGGATACAACCTTTCCTAATTTCGCATCAGAGCCACGAAATGTCAGGCTTGGTTTGTGCACAGATGGATTTGCCCCCCATGGTAAATTTGGATCCCAATATTCATGTTGGCCGGTTATTCTTACACCATACAACTTGCCTCCATCGATGTGTATGAAAAGACCATTCATGTTCCTTTCTTTACTCGTTCCCGGTCCTAAAAATCCTAAAGGAAACTTGGATGTGTACATGCAACCACTCATTGAAGAGTTGAAACAGTTATGGGAGGTTGGGGCTATGACTTATGACATCTCAAGCAAGCAGAATTTCAACCTCCGCGCAGCCCTTTTGTGGACTATTAGTGATTTTCCTGCATATGGAATGCTATCTGGATGGTCCACGGCCGGAAAGAAGGCTTGCCCTTATTGTATGGATAAAAGCAAGGCATTTTGGCTTGAACATGGAGGTAAAGTTTCATGGTTTTATTGTCATCGACAATTCCTTCCACATGATCACCCTTTTCGAAAGAATAAAACAGCTTTCTGCAAAAACAAAGTTGAAAATGGCATGGGTCCGCATATAATGTGTGGAGAAGAATTGTGGCAATGCGTGAAGGACTTGCCTAAAGCAACTGATGGTCCTGAAGCTCTTAAGAAGTTGAAGAGTGCCAAAATGGGTTGGTTCAAACAAAGTATTCTATGGGAACTCCCATATTGGAAGGATTTGCTTCTTCGTCACAACTTGGATGTCATACACATTGAAAAGAACTTTTTTGACCAACTCATAAACACTGTGATGGATGTGAAAGGTAGCACCTCGGACACCACTAGTGCAAGGAAAGATATGGCTAAGTATTGTAAACGTCGGCAGTTAGAGCTTGGAAATGGAAATCAAACCATGCCAAAAGCACCCTTTGCACTTGACAAGGCTCAAAAGAAGGTGTTATGTGAATGGGTTCGAGACTTGAAATTCCCGGATGCTTATGCTTCAAACTTGAGCAGGTGTGTTAATCTTCAATCATGCAAGCTGTATGGAATGAAGAGCCACGATTGTCATGTCTTCATGGAGAGGTTACTTCCGGTTGCTTTGAAGGAGTTGCTTCCCTTGCATGTTTGGAAGGAAATTACAGAGATTAGTCAATTCTTCCGAGACTTATGCGCCCCCACTATCAAAGCGAGTGACATAGATCGCTTGGATAAGAATATTGCTGAGATCTTGTGCAAGCTAGAGAAGATTTTTCCACCTGCATTTTTCAACTCAATGGAACACTTGCCAGTTCATCTTCCACATGAGGCAAAGGTTGGTGGTCCCGTCCAGTACAGGTGGATGTACCCATTTGAAAG GTTTCTTAACCATTTGAAGCGTAAGGTTGGAAATAAGGCACGTGTAGAAGGCTCCATATGCAATGCTTACATAATGGAGGAGATTACGAACTTTTGTTCCCACTATTTTCAACCTGAGGTTGACACCAAAGCAAGGGATCTAGGAAGAAATGTCCATTCGGTTGTTGAGAACCAACATGACGTTAATATCCCCGAGATGTTCAGGGTGGATTGTGGTCGTGCACCTACTAATGGCCGTTTGCGCTTCTTGCAAGACATGGAGTATGATCGAGCACATCTTTATGTGCTTGCAAACAGTGGCATCTTAGGTGAATATGAAAG GAAATTTGAGGAGCACATTCTCCAAACTCAACCTCACATAGTAATGGAGGATATTTGGAGTAAATGCGAAGCCCAGTTCCCTGAATGGTTTAAATCACAT GTTCTCCGGTCTTTGAGTCCTAATGATGTGACACGGGCGCTTGCGATGGGCCCCTCTAGACAAGTAAGGACATGGAGCCGGTTCTATGCGAATGGatataattttcaaactcatgacTACGGCAAACACAAGTCAACTATGAATTATGGAGTGTGTGTACAAAGTCCTGATGAAGTTGACTACTTTGGCATTTTGGAGGAGGTGGTTGAACTTTCTTATTGTGGTAAGCTTCAAGAGTACAAGACAATCTTGTTTAAGTGCAGCTGGATGGATTCCGTGAAGGGTATGAACATTCATGAACAATACAAACTTGTTGAGGTCAATCATTCTAAGAGATACCCAAAGTATGACCCGTTTGTATTGTCTTACCAAGTTAGTCAAGTATACTTTGCACACTACCCCAGTTTGAAGAGGGATAAAGCCCAATGGTGGGCTGTGTTTAAAACTAAGGCAAGGTCTGTGATTGATGCTCCGGTTGACTTAGACTTTCTACAAGAAGATGCAAATGAGGTTTCTTCAGCTCTTTGTGCTCCAGATGAGATCCCAGATTATGAAGatcaagatgatgatgatgatgacgataTTAATGATGGTGATGCTGATAGTATGAgtgatgaggatgaggatgatgaagatgaggatgaggatgatgaggatgaggatgatggtgatgatgacattgatgatgatgatgacgatggtgatgatgatgatgctgatGATTCTGATGGATACGACgattaa
- the LOC130470548 gene encoding uncharacterized protein, producing MSNRGEHSAIRSRLGARGGGREGGRGGGHGADHGAGRGGTTRVTQPSLDTYFDDDETQGEYSEEVVPDSQVNEEAEDSGVVWMAPGELWFDHSSISRDITNVIQKYFKSPWTCYTKVDKDTKDHWFTLFKRTYKWLPEFDHLAVRDYHANAYKRVKYIHYQITRKSNGRKPDWMSEKVHADMMKHVDDDEFKKRSEQAKKNRRGGSLTNNVEPSHFQGSISTTEAAKKMAKESGGVMPTAGDLYLKTHTKEVPGKGKVPCSSKAKQIKENYEKNVAECVEKGIAKDPNQIYFETVGGRKKGKVPGLGSGASLYFAPSRRGGSSSSSYTPSIYSQISSRLEETQQQLTQKSIELETTKNQMLKAMEDDLLLRQREREEREAERLQHQREMERERQERERERQEREEHAAQMKKAMESYERMFSQCTGFPFSQSQDPRDPTGGGTPLC from the exons ATGTCCAATCGAGGAGAACATTCAGCCATCCGCAGTCGTTTAGGTGCACGTGGAGGTGGTCGTGAAGGTGGTCGTGGAGGTGGCCATGGAGCTGACCATGGAGCTGGCCGTGGAGGTACTACACGGGTGACCCAACCCTCACTGGATACCTACTTTGATGATGACGAAACTCAAGGTGAATACTCTGAAGAGGTGGTACCTGATTCACAAGTAAATGAAGAAGCTGAGGATTCTGGAGTCGTTTGGATGGCACCGGGTGAACTTTG GTTTGATCACAGTTCCATTTCGCGGGATATTACTAACGTCATCCAGAAATATTTCAAGAGTCCTTGGACGTGTTATACCAAAGTTGACAAGGATACAAAAGATCATTGGTTCACTCTGTTCAAG AGGACCTATAAATGGTTGCCTGAGTTTGATCACCTTGCTGTGCGTGATTACCATGCAAATGCATATAAACGGGTTAAGTACATCCACTACCAAATAACAAGAAAGAGTAATGGAAGGAAGCCAGATTGGATGTCTGAGAAAGTGCATGCAGATATGATGAAGCACGTGGATGATGATGAATTCAAGAAAAGATCTGAGCAGGCTAAGAAAAATAGAAGAGGGGGTTCATTAACCAACAATGTTGAACCATCACATTTCCAAGGTTCCATTTCCACAACTGAGGCTGCAAAGAAAATG GCAAAGGAAAGTGGAGGTGTGATGCCTACAGCTGGTGACTTATATTTGAAGACACACACGAAGGAAGTACCGGGTAAAGGGAAAGTCCCTTGTAGTAGCAAAGCAAAGCAAATCAAG GAAAACTATGAAAAAAATGTTGCTGAATGTGTTGAAAAAGGCATTGCTAAAGATCCCAACCAAATCTACTTTGAGACAGTAGGTGggagaaagaagggaaaggTCCCCGGGCTGGGTAGTGGAGCCTCTCTATACTTTGCACCATCTAGAAGGGGTGGTAGTTCTTCTAGCTCATACACCCCATCTATTTATTCTCAAATATCATCTCGATTGGAAGAGACTCAACAACAGTTGACCCAAAAATCCATTGAGcttgaaacaacaaaaaatcagATGTTAAAGGCTATGGAGGACGATCTACTTTTGAggcaaagggagagagaagaaagagaagcAGAGCGACTACAGCACCAAAGGGAGATGGAAAGGGAGagacaagagagagaaagggagagacaaGAAAGAGAAGAACATGCCGCCCAGATGAAAAAGGCAATGGAGTCTTACGAGCGGATGTTCAGTCAGTGTACTGGTTTTCCTTTCTCGCAGTCGCAGGACCCTCGAGATCCAACCGGAGGCGGGACACCTTTGTGTTAG